TCTGGGCAGGGATTGCCCCGTCAACAAAGCTGAAATAGTCGTTCGGGTCTGCATTGTATGCGACAGGGTCTTCCGTGCATACGTCGAGCAGGTAAGTTCCGTCCCAGTTTGCAGCGTCGCTGTCCATCTTCCAGTGGGCGAGCATCCTCTTGATATTGAGCGTTTTGCTTATCTGTGAGAATCCTGTTATTGAGCAGGTGTATTCGCCTGAGTCGGCAAGAGAAACATCTTCAACTGTTATAGAAGTGGTGTATGTGCCGTCCTGATTGTCTGTAAAGGTATGTTCGGAAATCGGAATACCGCCAAAGCTCCAGTTTATATCAGAAGCCAGCACAGAAGATGCGCTTTCTATAACTGCCGAGACAGTAACATCATCACCCGGTTCAGGGAAATCTGGGCTTGAAGATATAGATTCAAATACCGGCTCATCGCTCATAGTAACAAAGCTCCACTTTTCGCTCGGGATGTAAGCCTCCGGTACAGAAGCATTCTGAAGCTCGTTTACCCCGTCGCCTATATCAGGGATCGGGTCAACGGCGGTATCGAGAACCTCAACAACCTGCCACTGGTATTCAGTGTCGTATCCCAGGCCGGTAACCTGATAGGTGCTTTCAGCTACCTGTCCAGGGTCCGCACCGACAGCGCCTACAAAATTCGGCTCTGCGCCCGGGGCGTTTGATACATAAACGTACTGATCAGCAATTGCCGGATTTACATCATTGGCTGAGCCCGGATTCATATAATCCTTGCCCGCCATCCAGCTCAGGTCAACATCAATTCCGCTAACGCCCGGCTGCTGCTGAAATGATGCCCCGTAGGCAGCGCCTGAGAAGCCTAATGATATGTTATCAGCCCAGGCAACACCGTTGAGTGCATCTAATCTAAGAGTAAGATTGCCGCCTTCATATTCCTGCGGGAACTGAGATGTATCGATGAGATAGGAAAAGGTCTGATTTTCTTTCCAGTCAGGAGCAGAAGATACGCCCTGCTCTCTTGTACCGTCAACATTGACCGTCTCGCTCCATAAAATCCCGTCGCCAGTTACATCATCGTAGTTTTCTGTATCTACGATAAGAACTTCAAACTCGTCAACTTTGCCCTCGTCAGATCTCCAATGAGCCTCGTGGCCGTTGAGAGTTAATACCAAAAGATCTCCAGCCTGCCAAGGAGCGCCGGTGGGTTGGGATAAATGAAAATTCGGCTTGAGCCTCAATACCTGATTATCCGGCTCTGCACCCGGAATCCTGTCGTTGCCGAGCTTGGAATCAAGCGGGCCGTTCGCATTCTTTTCTTCCCAGCCGACAATATCCACCCAAACGCCTGTTCCGGTAACTGCCGGTTCCTCAAAACCGCCGTGAGTGATCACCTCATTTATGCCCGCAAAGGCAAAAGCTGCCGCCGGCAAAGCAGCTAACGCTAAAACTAATAACAATTTTCTCATAATTAAACCTCGTTAAAGAATAAAATTTTACAACCAAGCGATAACCTCTCGCAGGGTATTCTAATAGGTTAATGTTTCTGAAAGTCTGGCTTTTGACAACTTTTTCACAAAAAAAGCTTTAAATCGGCTTCTAAATATGATAGAGTTAAAGTTGGTATTCTTAATAATTAACTAAGGAGTTTCTAAAATGAAAAGCATTATGTTTAAGGTTTGGAGTTTGGTTTTTGCTGCTGCCTGCTCTGTGTCTTTCGCTGCATATCAGCAGATAGATTTAGACCAGTTCGCCAATGGACAGGAACTTACAAACCAGATTTCAGGCATCACTTTCTCCGCTGATAATACCGGCGGCGGCCCTGATTCTGTGGCCATCTTTGACACAACACTTACAGACACTGCCGACCCAGATCTGGAAGGCCCTCCAAATACCAACTGGCAGGGAGGAAACTTATCCGATCCCCAGACAGGCGTTGGCAACATCATCATCATTCAGGAGAACACAACAGGCTATGACCCTCCAGGAGACACGATTTTTGACACTCCCGACGATGAAGGCGGCGGAGGCTCCATATTTATAGATTACGGCAGCACACTGATGAAGGGCTTCAAATTCGCATTTGCAGATTCGGAGGAATACAGCTCGGGCGACAGCGTTTGCGTAGGAATTTCCTTCTACAGGGATTCTTTTGATGAAACTGACCTCGTTGCAAAGGTTCCATTGGCAGATTACCTGGAAGCAGGAAACTACTTCAAAACAACATACAACTCAGATGGTTCAATCGAATTCGAAGACCACTATGCGAATGATTTTGAAATAACCAGCGGAGACCTTGAAGCCGCTTTCCAAGGTGTTGCAGACGGAACATTCAACAAGATTAAGATTTGTCTGGACAATTCCTCAGGCGGTTTTGGACTGTTAGAATATGAGCAGGTTCCAGAGCCTCTAACGCTTGCTCTTCTCGGCGGCGGTTTTATACTCGCGAGAAAACGCAGAGCCTGATTGCATAAAGTGCAAATCCATCTGATTACGAAAAGTTAGAAATAACGATTAACTTAAGCGGAGTTTCGCCACAGCAAAACTCTTCTACCCGCTCGTGGGCTCAAAGCAGTAATTAAATATAATATATCAAACTCCCTCTCCGCTGTCTCCGATTCCTCCCCGCCTCCGGCGGACAGGCTCGGTTTAACTCTCTTTTACATCAGAGAAAACATTTTCATAAATGAGGGGAAAGCTCTCTGCCGGCAAGTACGCTGCCACCGCAATACATAGTTTTTCTCTGATGCGGAAAATGTTTTTTTGACACGGAGATAACGGAGGAAGCGGAGGGGATATTTTTTTAACCACTAATCAGCACTAATTTTTCACTAATGATTTAAGATAAGTTTTTTTTGATGGAGAAAGCCAATTTAAAATTAATATGAAATCTTTATCTCATCCTGTAAATCTTGTTAATCCTGTCTAATTTATCACATCCTCTCCGTTATCTCCGCTTACTCCCCGCCTCCGGCGGACAGGCTCGGTTTAACTCTCTTTTACAACTCGCCACGCATCAATAAATAGGTAACTGTCCCTATTTAAACTTGCTGGACTTCTGGAGGTTAATCGAACGGGCAGAGGCAAATCTAACACATATAAAACCGGTACAAAAATGAGACCGGTTCAAAAACCAGACTGGTCTAAAAACTGTACCGGTAGTGGTCTAAAAAATAGACCGGTTCAAAAACCAGACTGGTCTAAAAACTGTACCGGCAGTGGTCTAAAAATGAGACCGGTTCAAAAACCAGACTGGTCTAAAAACTGCACCAGTAGTGGTCTAAAAATAGACCGGTTCAAACTTCGGACTGGTCTAGAAACTGCACCGGCAGTGGTCTAAAAATTAGACCGAAACCGGTTCAAAAATTAGACCATAAAAGAATAAGAAAAGAAAAGAGTAATGTGGACGAGCCTTCCGGATATGCTTTTGTGCTGAAGGGAGGGAAAGATTACTCACTACCAAAAGCCAAACTCGAAGAGCATCAAAAAACGTTCACAGCAGTGCGGGAGAAACTCCCACACTTCCAACGTCTGACTGTGGGAAAAACTTCCAAGGCAGTGTGGGAAAAACGTACACAGCAATGTGGGAGAAACTCCTACACCCCCAGCGTCTGACTGTGGGAAAAACTTCCAAGGGGTGTGGGAAAAACGTACACAAAAGTGTGGGAGAAATTCCCACGTAAAAGAAAAGAACTATTAAAAGAGTAATGTGGACGAGCCTTCCGGATATGCTTTTGTGTTGAAGAGCGGGAAAGATTACTCACTACCAAAAGCCAAACTCGAAGAGTATCAAAACACTTTCACAACTGTGGATACATATAATCCACAGATTACGCAGAGGTTTTTTAAATATAATATATTAACATCCTCTCCGTTATCTCCGCTTCCGGCGGACTCCACGCACGGCTCTGATTGTCGTTAGTAATACGCAGCAACTTAACAAAACGAGATATTTAAACCGAGCCACGCATGAAGACCCGCCGCAGGCGGGACGAAATAAGTGGACAGCAGTACGGAGAGAAAAGATATATATTAACCACAGAGGCACACAGAGTGACTGTGTTAAAAGTCAAGTATTTAAATAGATTTTTCTTGGGGCTCTGCCCCAAACCCCGCCTCTCCTCTTAACAATTTATTTTGCCAAAAGGTTTCGTTTTGCAGCATTGTATTCATGATACACACAAGTTTTCTCATCGTTGCGGTAAGGGCAACCTTCTTGGGTTTTCCCTTTTCAACAAGTCTTTCATAGAAACATTTCAATGCCGGATTGAACCTTACGATTGTTAAAGCCGGCATAAAAAGTTTATCCCTGACACCTTTTCTGCCGCCTCCCGTAGCTCTTTTGCCCCTCATTTTACCGCTGTCTCTATTGATTGGAGCAACCCCTACAAGCATGGCGATCTGCCTGCGATTAAGCGTTCCCAGCTCGGGCATAGCTGCAACAAGCATTGATGCAGTTTTCTCGCCTACACCCGGTATGCTGGTAAGTATTTCAGCTTTCTTCTTTAACCTTGGCACCTTTTCAATCAGCTCTGAGATAGTCTTGTCGAGGTCATTAATTTGCCTTTCAAGAAAATCAATTGTTGATTTAATACTGTTCAAAGTTGTCTTCTCAAACGCCTTATCTAATCTGTTTTTCTCTGCTGTACGCATCTTAACGAGCTGCTCTCTTCGAACTGTAAGTTCTTTTATTTCACGTCTTTGCTCGTCAATTTGAGAATTCTGCCTTGGTTTAACGGCTTCTGCAAATAGAGATATTTTTCTGGCACAAATCTTATCTGTTTTGGCTAAGATACCTAAAGATTTTGCAAACTCTTTAACCCTGCCTGGATTCACAATTGAAACAGGTAATCCTTTGGCCATAAGCACAGAAGCCATCTTAAACTCATAGCCGCCAGTTGCCTCCATAACAACAAGTTCTGGTTCTTGTTTTTGGCAGTATTCAGCCAACTTATCAATGTCTGAAGCATCACTACTGTAAGAAGTGTACTCTTTAGTAGTTTTACAATAAACATCAAAACGATCTTTTGAAACATCAATGCCAATAATGTTTTTCATAATTTATCCTTTCTTGCAATTCGGGCTCATTATATAATGTCCCATGCGACTGTTCGGATTTTAACGAAGATAGCAGCGGCGGATCACACTCCGTACGGGCTTATATATCCCAAAGCACAAATCGAACTCACCGCTGCTGTTTCTTGGTGCGGCAGCTGCCGCACCAAGAAACCCGAACCATAGAACTTAAGCTTATTATAGCATCAAATAACATAAAGTTAATCATACAAGTTAATCATACAAGGGGCACAGAGGGGAGATATTTTTTTTACCACTAATCAGCACTGATTTTTCACTAATGATTCTGCTACTCGCAATCCGCCGCAGGCGGACTTGCAGCTTGCTAAAAGCCACTTACCACTCCTGTGCTCTGTGGATTAGATTTGGCTCATTATCTTCTTCTAATCAGGCCAGCTCCGCCTAAGAAGAGCAGGCTGAATGTTGCAGGCTCGGGAACGAAAAGTACGCCGTCTTCAACCTTGTAATCTGCGTTCTCTGTAAGACTTGAGTAATCCGCATACGAACCGTCATTCCAAATTTTCAGATCATAGCTGCCACCGCCAGTAAAGCCGTTTGCAAGAAAATCGGAGATCGTTTGTGTGGATGAAGCCGAGCCAAGTTCAAGTGAGCCTTTTAGGCCTATGTTTATATTAATTACTGCCGAAGAATTAACAAATATCTCATTGGCATACATGCTGCCATCTTCAACATTGAGAGCGGCGGAATTGTATCGAATATCTATCAATCCTTGAGCTGAGGCAGTGCCGCCTCCGGTTACTGTAAGAGAGCTGTTATCAGCATCGCTGCTGTATTTATTCAGATAAAGATAACTATCAATTTCAAATGTTGCATTGTCAACTACCACTGTTCCCTGATTTGAATTTCCTATAATGGTACTGGTTAGGCTCGTATAAGCTGCTCCGTCCAGAACGTTAAGCGTACCCTTCCCTAACCCACCTATTGCGTCATCATTGTAACCGGAATTCCATTCTGTACCTTGGCCGGATAATGTCAGTGTACCTTCATTATCAGAGTCGTAGCCGATATATAAACCTTCAACATCAACGCTGGAACCGCTGTCTATGGTGGCAGAAGAAGTGCCCGAAAAACCATAATAGCCGATATACACTGAACCACTCGAATTGATGTTCTCCCAGTCGATCTGCCCGCTGCTCCCGTCAATGCTTTGTGATACCCCGCCGGTATCTGAATAGCCCGCAAAACACGCACTTGCGGCTGTTAGCAATGCAAGAATTACTGCTGGTAACAATCTGCCATACATAATTAAAAACCTTTCAGTTAAATTGAATATTTCTGTATTAAATGTTTTTTTGAAATTCAATCCGTTCTTAGCCCCTCAAGGTTTATTCCTGCGGGATTTTCAGCTTTACAGTAAACCAGAAAACCGAGCCCTTGCCCTCTTCGCTTTCAGCTTCGATTTGTCCTCCCATGAGCTCAACAAGCTCTTTGGAAAGGGCGAGGCCGAGGCCAGTGCCTTCGTATTTCCTTGAATCAGACGCATCTGCCTGAGTGAATTTATCGAAAAGCTCTTCAAGCCTGCCTTTCGGTATTCCGATTCCCGTATCCTCAACAGTAAATTTCACTCTGGCCTGATGACCGTTTATCTCTTCAAGGGCGGCCTTGATTTTCACCCCTCCCTCATGCGTGAATTTCACGGCATTGCCGGTTAAGTTCGCCAGCACCTGCCTGAGCAGCTGAGTATCTCCGAGCATCTTATCAGGGAGCTGTTCATCAATCGACATATCAGCAGAAATCTGCTTCTGCCAGGCTCTTTCCGCTGCCATCTCATATATTCCGCCCATAAACTCCCGAAGGCTGAATTCATTTTCCTGAACCTCCAGCCCCTTGGCCTCCGCCTTGGAGTATTCCAGGATGTCGTTAATCAGGTTAGTGAGCTTCCGGCCTGATTTCACAATAAGCTGCACACCCTCGCGTTTTTTCTCGTCGAGCTGGTCGTCATCGATTACCTGCCCCATACCGATAATTGCATTCAGAGGGGTTCTCAGCTCGTGGCTCATAGATGCGAGGAATCGGGCTTTAGCTACATTCGCCGCTTCTGCGGCAATAGTAAGCCGGTTTGCACTTTCCACCTGCTGCCCCAGCACTTCGTTGAGCTTTTCGGAATGCCGCAAAGAGTCCTTGAGCTTTTGCTCGATTTTCGTTCTGTTAACCGCTGCCCCGAAAGACCCTGCCAGCGAAGAAAGTATTGACCGCTCTGCCTCGCTCCACTCCTGCTCAAAGCGGCAGTTGTCGAATCCAACAAACCCCCAAAATTCATTTTTAATCTTTATCGGCACAACAATCAGAGAAATAATTTTCTGAGGACGAAGCAATTCCTGCTCATTTACAGGGAAATCCTTAACGTTTCCGGCAATAATCCTGCCTTGCGTTAAATTCTCATACCAGCGGGGGATATTTTCTTCTAAAGGTATGTTCTGCAAATCCGGATTCGATAACTGGGAGCCCACTTCGGCTTTCGTCCATTCATATCGCTGGCTTGTTAGCATTTTTCCCGTTTCGCTGTCTTTATGGCATTCGAATATGTATGTTCTGTCCTGATTGGCCGCCTTGCCGATTAACTCCAGAGCTTTCGGAGCAGCCTTATCCAGCTCGTTTTCTTCAAGCAGCAAAACTGTTGATGACTCCGCAGCGCTGAGAAGATAGGCCTGATTCTTGAGTGCGAGCCTGGAATTCATGCTCTCTGTTATATCTTTGTCAGTGCCCCTGTATCCCAAAAGCTCGCCGGAATCGGAAAGAACGGGAAACCCGCTGGTTGAAAGCCAGATCTCCTGCCCGTTTTTGGTAATCGTTTTATCTTGGAAATCCCGGAAGCTTTCCTTCTTTCTTATAATTTCAAACGCACTTGACATAAGCCTTGCTTTTTCATCTTCCGGCCAGAGATCGTAAAAATGCTTTTTACCTACCAATTCCTCCGGTGCATACCCGATAACTTCTTTCGATATATCGCTTACAAAAGTGTAAAGGCCTTCAGGATCAATCTCCCATGCAAAGGTTTTGCTGTGCATTGAGAGCTGACGGTATCTTTCATTGTTCAGCTCAATCTGCTTTTCGTATTCTTTGAGCTCGGTTATATCCTCAAGCCTTTGGAGAATCTTTTCTATTTCTCCAGAACTATTTAAAATTGGTACGCTTGCCTCTGAAACCCAAACGTTCAAGGGGGCAATATAACGCACTGCCGAGACAGGTTTCTTTTTTTCCACAGCTTCGTGGAATGCGCACTGGCCGCAGGGCTCATCCCTGCAGAGAAGGCTGAAGCACTTCTTCCCGATTGTTTCTTCGGCATTCCGGCCGACTATTTTCGCCGCTGCTTTATTGCAGTATTCGATTGTCATATCAGGCTTTATCAGGGCTACCATATCCGGCAAACCGTCCATAACAGTTTTGAGCTGATTGTATTTTGCCTCTTCAACTTTCGCCTTTTCCCTTTTAAGGAGCTTAAGAATCAGGACTAAAATGACCAGAGCCTGAGCAGCTATAACAGCCATTACAAGAATAATCTTGCCCTTGTGCCTTTCAGCCCAGTTGTAAGGCTTGTTTATGATCTGATAATTTTCTAAGGCGGGCGAATCTTCAAACCCGAATCTCTCAAGGGCAGCGTAGTCCAAGATCACTTCTTCGCTCTCCCGCACCACTGGAATCTCCGAAGGGGCTTTTCCCGAGAGCACTTTCAAAGCCAGCTCGCCTGCCAGCTTCCCCTCGCCTGAGCCGCTGCCTACCTTCCCGCCGACAACTCCCGAGCCGATATTCACCTTGTTCATGCAGAAGATCGGGGCAGGAGAGGCCTCTGCCAGAATCCCCGCAGATTCCTTGTATGTGTAGTATTCCCCGTCCGGCGTGCGGTTTACGAGAGTGAGAAGAGCCGCATCTGTTTCGGGGCTCAGAGCGGAGAGCTCTTTTGTGAATTCATCCATATTAAGGCCGGTAAGGTATCTGATTTCGACATCTCTAACCTTCCCGTTCAGGGCTTTATGAACGTTGTTTACAGCTCCAATGCCGGTTTTTGTCCCATCACCTACCACTGCCACGCTCTTAAGATTAGGATTGAGCTTCTTTATCAGCTCGATGGAAGCGAGAGGATCGTTTATATCATCCACGCCGGTGTACCAGTCGGGATTATCAAGCATATCTTCTGAGTAGTCATTGATGCCGCAGAAGACGATTGGGGTTTGCGGGAAGAGCTCTTTTCTGCGGCGGACGGTAAATTCGAGGGCATTATTGTCTGCCGCTATAACCAGATCGAGCTTTCTGCTCTTAAATTTTTCCCTGAACAGAGCGATGAAGGCCTGCTCTGTCTCTGGGAGCGGATGCCTTTTTGCATCAAGGTATTCGATGTGAAGCTTTATCTGCGGGTATTCCCTGAACTGCTCCTCCACAGCCTCAGTGATTCGGTCTTCCCAGAGGTTGCCCTTATGATAGGAATTGAGCATTAATACGTTGGATTTCGGGATTTGGTAGCTGCCGGCATTTTCTGAATTTGAAATTGCGGACGTGCTGAAGCATAGAATTGCAATTAAAACCACCAATCTGCGGCAGTCTAATGGGAAACAACTGTTATCCTGACTGCAGTATTTCATAAATTTTCAGTACCCACGCTTAGACAGAAATACAAAACAAAGACTCGCAAGAAAACGCTTCGTGCTTTTATATAGAAACAAGTATAGCTCCGATATTAACAAGTAATTTAACTTAATTCAAGTTAGATTTGAAAAAACTTTGTTTTTTGCTTGTTTTTTTCAGGATTTATCAGGAAGGACATCGTGGACAAGACCCGCAGAGAGGGCTCAGTGAGGGAAGGCTTTACAAAAAAAAACAGCAGGCTGACTCAGAAAAATCAAATTAAATCCGTGCAGCCTGTGGCAGAGCTGCAAGTCCGCCTGCGGCGGATGGCGAGTGGCAAAATCATTAGTGAAAAATTAGCGTTGATTAGCGGTTAAAAAAATATCTCCCCTCTGTGCCCCTCTGTGTGCCTCTGTGGTTAATATATATCTTTTCTCTCCGTACTGCTGTCCACTTATTTTCCGCCTTCGGCGGACAGGCTCTCCGCCTGCGGCGGGTCTTCATGCGTGGCTCGGTTTAAATATCTCGTTTTGTGAAGTCGCTGCGATATACTAACGACATTCAGAGCCGCACGTGGAGTCCGCCGGAGGCGGACGAAACAAGCGGATAGATTCGTGGCTCGTGGCAAAATCATTAGTGAAAAATTAGCGCAGATTAGCGGCTGACTATCATATTCAAAAATCCTGTCAAAAATATTGCCGCACAGGTTCGGGCGGCTTGAATAGATAAAATGAACAATCAGTCAGGGCTGGGTGTACAGTTTTTAAAAAGATAATTGTTATTGAAAGGGTAATGAAATGAGAAAAAAGATTTTATTTGTACTTCCGGCTTTGGCGGCGGCGCTTATGTTTTATTCTCCGGCAGGTGCGCACTGCCAGATTCCCTGCGGGATCTACGACGATGATATGCGTATGAAAATGATGGCTGAGCATATCACTACAATCGAAAAATCAATGCGGCTGATTAAAGAGCTCTCTGAGGAAGAGGAAAAAGACTACAATCAGATTGTAAGGTGGGTGAATAACAAGGAAGAACACGCCCAGCAGCTCTCGGATATTATCACCTACTACTATATGGCGCAGCGCATCAAGCCCGCTGAAGAGAGCGACAAGAAGGCCTTTGAGAAATACCAGACCCAGCTTACCCTGCTTCACAAGATGCTGGTTGAGACGATGAAAACCAAGCAGACTACAGACTTCAAGCATATTGAAAACTTAAGAGAGCTGCTTCACGAATTCGGCCACGCCTACGGCGGACACGAGCACTGACAGACTTAGCCCCGATTCAAAGCGAGCTTCAGAAGATTATTCTGTCTGCTGTGTAATGAAGAGGCGGAAACTGAATATTTTTGGCTAAAAGAGGCTCTCATTTTCGAGAGCCTCTTTCTTATCAACGCACGAGGCAAATATAAAGCTGCAAGATTACACACTGTAAATCAGGACACAAATTTACTCAGCGGGCGTGCCCCAAACTTCCAGTTCACTTACGAAAATAAAATTCTCGTCGTATCCTGCTTTCTTCTTGTAGTTATCCGTAAAAACGAGCTTAACGAAGCGGATTTCTTCTCCGCCCGCTTGTATTGTTCTTCTGCCGGCCTGCTTAAAGCTGAATGTTTCAGAGGAGAGCTTACGAAGACTGCTCTTTGATTTGCCGGCATAAACATCCACATCTTTCGTTGAACCGAAATCCGGCGCGCCGAAAATAATTTTGTCCACTTGGCAAACATCTTCAAGGTCAAGCAAAATGTGCTTGGGGAAATTTTCTGATTTACCCGATGCCATACATTCCCCCCTTTTGCCCCGCCAGCTTCCGTCTGTAAGGCCGGAGTTCCAGCCCCATGGGTTTGGATCTGAGCATTTCCAGCTTCCGTGAGGGGCGAGATTAACGCCCTCAGGCGGGATAAGCTCTTCGAGATTAGTGGTAAACGGCCCTGCAGGCAGTCCCGCAGCGTTCTCGAGATTGGGCTCGGCAGTTTTATGCCATGCAAAGCGTACCGCCTCGGGCTTTGAGACTTTTCCGCAGGATACGATCACCTCATCACCATCTATAACCGCCTCTGCCTTATGGAAATGTCCGTCTTTGCCGGCCATCTCGAAGTGAGTAAGCGGTTTGCCGTTGCGGGATTTCAGTTTGCCGTAGGTATGGGTAAAGCTTAAAACGGCCTTGCCGTTCTCTACTTCCATTGACTCATAGCTCGGGCTGTAAGGCTGCACTTCTTCAAAGCCGTAGTCTCTGCGGAGAGCGAGGCCTGCGAGCCTCTGGCCTACAGGTCTTTTCTGAGGGGGATGTATATCGTTTATCGTTGTAAAATCGTTGACAATCACCATTGCAGTGTTATCCGTGATTTCCTGAGCGTATTCCTGCCCCGCCTGCAGGCGAGGAAGCATTGAAGGATCTTCGCTGCCGTATTTGAATGGAGCAATCTGAACGTAATAGAAAGGGAGGGTATAATCATCCCAGACCTCCCGCCAGCCTTCTACAAGGGCCTTCTTTTTCCAAGCATAAAGCATTCCGTCTCTGCGGTTTGCCTCGCCCTGATACCAGATAAAGCCTTTTATCGCAAGCCCTTCTATTGGGTGAATCATTGCGTTGTAGGTTCCAATCTCGCCTTTATGCCCAACATCCGGCATCTCGGGGAACACCGGCCCGGGCGAAACGAACCCGCCTTCTGCGAGCGTTTCTTCAGCGCTTCTCAGCCAAGTTTTACGTTTGGCGAGGTAATTCTGCATTCTTTCTTTATATTCAGCAGTTCCGGGCGTACCTTCTTTTATGAACTTTTCGAGCATTGACAGCCTGTCTATTCCTTCGTATCCGCAAAGCGGAGTCCAAGGCTCTATGCGTGAACCGCCCCATGCGGAGTGTATAAGTCCTATCGGAACGTTGAGCTGTTCGTAAAGTTTTTTGCCGAAGAAATAGCCGGCTGCGCTGAAATTAGCTGTTCTGGGATCAGAAGATACCGCCTTGAACCATTCAGCTTCCACGTCTTCCTGAGCCGTTCGGGAGGCTCGGTGCGGGATATGGAACATCTTCACCCTCGGAAGGTCGATCTTTTTGGCGAGGTTGTATTTATCGGGATAGCTGTTGGAGCTTGTGTCCATATTGGACTGCCCCGAGCACACCCAAACCTCGCCGCAGGAGACATTATTGACAGCCCTTTTATCGCTGGGAGTTTTGATTGTTAATGAATAGCCCTCACCGGCCTGCGGCGGGAGAAATCTGAACTCCCATCTGCCCTGCCGGTCAGCTTTTTTTACCATCTTTCCGGAAATCCAGCTGGAGCTGAATTCAACCTCACTGGCTTTATCACAAGTTCCCCAAATAACATTCTCCTTGCCGCGCTGGAGAATCATACCATCTGAAAACACCGCAGGCAGCCAGATATCGGAGAACGCTGCGGAAACACAAATAAAGAAAAATAATACAAAAATTTTGCCTGTCTTCATAAAAGCCTCCGAATTTTAATTAATTTCAGTTCTTTTGATAATATAATAATCCTCAGCACAAAAGGAAAGTTAAAAATCAGCGGGCTTACTGAAAATTACAACTCCTCTAATACTTTTGCTAACATTATACTAATTTTTCGCTCACTTTATTTTAATATTTTCTTAGTAAAATTTAATTTTATATATGTATCTTTTGCATAAAATAGCTTTCGAAAAATAATACAAGCAGGAAAATGCCCGGCATTAAATACAGTGATTCTTTTCAGAGCGTGTAAGAGAGCTTTTAAGTCATAATCCTGCTTCTTTTATGATTCTTTTGGGATAAACGTGCAGAATAAAAAGAAAAACAAAAATGAATTCGACCTGCCCCTGCTTCTCACGCCCGGGCAGGACATCGCAGGCTATGCCGGAAGGCATATAGGCAGAGCCGTTCTTTTCTGCATCACGGCTTTTTCTGTGATCGCTGTTCTTCTAATCCTGTTTTTCGTAATGAAACAGGCTTGGCCTTTCATTGCCAGCGGGAAGTGGACAGAATTCCTTTCAAGCGATCAGTGGTATCCGCAGGCCGAAGATGCGGAGTTCGGCGCTCTTGCTATTGTTACCGGCTCGTTCTACGTAACGCTGATTGCAATGCTTATAGCCTCACCTATCGGGCTTTTGAGCGCAGTTTTTCTAAGCGATATGGCGCCGTTCCGGCTCCGCCAGATAGTAAAACCTGTTATTGAAATTCTTGCTGCAATCCCCTCAGTTGCCTACGGCTTCTTTGCAGTTCTTGTGCTGGCCCCTTGGCTGCAGGATCATTTCGGTTTCTCTACAGGCACAAACGCCCTCAATGCGGGAATCATACTGGCTGTTATGGCTCTGC
This window of the Sedimentisphaera salicampi genome carries:
- a CDS encoding IS110 family transposase; its protein translation is MKNIIGIDVSKDRFDVYCKTTKEYTSYSSDASDIDKLAEYCQKQEPELVVMEATGGYEFKMASVLMAKGLPVSIVNPGRVKEFAKSLGILAKTDKICARKISLFAEAVKPRQNSQIDEQRREIKELTVRREQLVKMRTAEKNRLDKAFEKTTLNSIKSTIDFLERQINDLDKTISELIEKVPRLKKKAEILTSIPGVGEKTASMLVAAMPELGTLNRRQIAMLVGVAPINRDSGKMRGKRATGGGRKGVRDKLFMPALTIVRFNPALKCFYERLVEKGKPKKVALTATMRKLVCIMNTMLQNETFWQNKLLRGEAGFGAEPQEKSI
- a CDS encoding PEP-CTERM sorting domain-containing protein, giving the protein MKSIMFKVWSLVFAAACSVSFAAYQQIDLDQFANGQELTNQISGITFSADNTGGGPDSVAIFDTTLTDTADPDLEGPPNTNWQGGNLSDPQTGVGNIIIIQENTTGYDPPGDTIFDTPDDEGGGGSIFIDYGSTLMKGFKFAFADSEEYSSGDSVCVGISFYRDSFDETDLVAKVPLADYLEAGNYFKTTYNSDGSIEFEDHYANDFEITSGDLEAAFQGVADGTFNKIKICLDNSSGGFGLLEYEQVPEPLTLALLGGGFILARKRRA
- a CDS encoding LamG-like jellyroll fold domain-containing protein, coding for MRKLLLVLALAALPAAAFAFAGINEVITHGGFEEPAVTGTGVWVDIVGWEEKNANGPLDSKLGNDRIPGAEPDNQVLRLKPNFHLSQPTGAPWQAGDLLVLTLNGHEAHWRSDEGKVDEFEVLIVDTENYDDVTGDGILWSETVNVDGTREQGVSSAPDWKENQTFSYLIDTSQFPQEYEGGNLTLRLDALNGVAWADNISLGFSGAAYGASFQQQPGVSGIDVDLSWMAGKDYMNPGSANDVNPAIADQYVYVSNAPGAEPNFVGAVGADPGQVAESTYQVTGLGYDTEYQWQVVEVLDTAVDPIPDIGDGVNELQNASVPEAYIPSEKWSFVTMSDEPVFESISSSPDFPEPGDDVTVSAVIESASSVLASDINWSFGGIPISEHTFTDNQDGTYTTSITVEDVSLADSGEYTCSITGFSQISKTLNIKRMLAHWKMDSDAANWDGTYLLDVCTEDPVAYNADPNDYFSFVDGAIPAQTNQGITWNGQVGGADVPGLNPLSEEGDMTITGWVHYEGNTNGWGVIAAQKISNDVGNYWRIAVQPTRELSVGGAGGSAVSSGTLPLDDWCFIAAVYDSTESGMECSAYIISTDGSEMSAVTDSAGVGDVEETPVFSIGRTSNADEAPANMFGKIDDMRVFNYALSEEEIAQQFYDASNNTICDPDSANPNDVAGPEGLGPDCSVDMYDFAAMADSWLSCSLVPAEVCDM